One genomic segment of Thalassospiraceae bacterium LMO-SO8 includes these proteins:
- a CDS encoding radical SAM protein, protein MYVPSSETTTCPIKIPTFEEITGAPSGQSFHESRVARYKRFPKQSPKILLLEPFYPPEAAWGSVKVEQGYLPPLGTISIYRWLRHMGHDVDFIDTQFGDMTESDLRGQLSDKQYNFVGMPLFTPTATHVFNTARLVRGVLPDAVIAYGGVHATANSVLSMEESPECDFCIRREGEGTIVELIDALCRGMTTFEHIEGLTWRADAKTVVKNPDRTLLPDLDDLPVGMFGDLDLAQYVPHPTQYIRLPNYPVVMQRGCPYPCSFCEAHVALGKKLRLLSPERVIEELKILKYEKGARGVYFQDSTFTINRKYITQVFEMMIKEGLNDLLWSCTTRTDRVDPDLLALMHEAGCRNILYGIESANESSLQVIKKGITAERQAEAVGWTHKAKITMTNSYILCLPGETEEMVHNTIKYAKQLAAQMSLFYLPVPYPATDLYAACQKDGGIRQHKDWSEFLSIDFDDPIYVNPLIGKERMQYWYKRAFMEYYSSPRVWASNLRALMWNGGVNRYLRGVNALRALVMHRSGNIFRQAYHNARPPAAS, encoded by the coding sequence ATGTACGTCCCTTCCAGTGAAACGACGACGTGCCCTATAAAGATACCGACATTCGAAGAAATTACCGGCGCGCCCTCCGGCCAGTCCTTTCATGAGTCTCGCGTAGCGCGTTACAAGAGGTTTCCGAAACAGTCACCAAAGATCCTCCTGTTAGAACCTTTCTACCCCCCGGAAGCGGCGTGGGGCAGCGTCAAGGTAGAACAGGGGTATCTGCCCCCACTGGGGACGATTTCCATTTACCGTTGGCTGCGCCACATGGGCCACGACGTCGACTTTATCGACACCCAGTTCGGCGACATGACGGAGTCCGACTTGCGCGGGCAGCTGAGCGACAAGCAGTATAATTTTGTCGGAATGCCGCTGTTCACACCAACGGCGACCCACGTGTTCAACACGGCTCGACTTGTCCGCGGGGTCCTGCCTGACGCCGTAATCGCGTATGGAGGCGTTCACGCCACCGCAAACTCCGTCTTGTCGATGGAGGAATCCCCTGAATGCGATTTCTGCATTCGGCGGGAGGGTGAAGGGACCATCGTCGAACTGATCGATGCCCTGTGCCGAGGCATGACAACGTTCGAGCATATCGAAGGCCTGACTTGGCGCGCCGACGCCAAGACCGTCGTCAAAAACCCCGACCGCACGCTTTTGCCCGATTTGGACGACCTGCCCGTCGGAATGTTCGGAGACCTTGATCTGGCACAGTACGTCCCCCATCCGACGCAGTACATCCGCTTGCCCAATTATCCGGTGGTCATGCAACGCGGCTGTCCCTATCCTTGCAGTTTTTGCGAGGCACATGTGGCGCTGGGCAAGAAGTTGCGGCTGCTGTCACCTGAAAGGGTGATCGAGGAACTGAAGATCCTGAAATACGAAAAAGGCGCGCGCGGCGTCTATTTCCAGGACTCGACCTTCACCATCAACCGCAAGTACATCACCCAGGTTTTCGAGATGATGATCAAAGAGGGCCTCAACGACCTCCTTTGGTCATGCACGACGCGGACCGATCGCGTCGATCCGGACCTACTTGCCCTGATGCACGAGGCGGGCTGCCGGAATATTCTTTACGGTATCGAATCCGCCAATGAATCGTCGCTTCAGGTCATCAAGAAGGGGATCACCGCCGAACGGCAGGCGGAAGCTGTCGGATGGACCCACAAAGCCAAGATCACGATGACCAATTCGTACATCCTGTGTCTGCCCGGCGAAACTGAAGAGATGGTGCACAACACCATCAAGTACGCGAAACAACTCGCCGCGCAGATGAGCCTTTTCTACCTACCTGTGCCCTATCCGGCGACCGATTTGTACGCTGCCTGCCAGAAGGACGGCGGCATTCGGCAGCACAAAGATTGGAGCGAATTCCTGTCGATTGACTTTGACGATCCGATCTACGTCAACCCGCTGATCGGCAAGGAACGTATGCAGTACTGGTACAAGCGGGCGTTCATGGAATATTACAGTTCTCCCCGCGTGTGGGCGAGCAACCTGCGGGCCCTGATGTGGAACGGTGGCGTGAACCGCTATCTTCGAGGCGTCAATGCCCTGCGCGCGCTTGTCATGCACCGCAGCGGCAACATCTTCCGCCAAGCATATCACAATGCAAGGCCGCCGGCTGCCTCTTAG
- a CDS encoding radical SAM protein translates to MYKSAALLSNVHLTRRNPVSLVHFVTNRCNARCSFCFIDFDDPETFRGELTIEEIDQFTRTLGPSLQNVNLTGGEPFARKELLEIARIYFRNTDIRSIFITSNGSLPDRMVPFARALSEEFPDRKVIFSLSIDSFPEEHDRIRKIDGLFDKCMESYHGLVALGGAAMVNIAITVSHENHEIVMPLYEYLVEKRAVKALTATIVRDEGVYRIPRDRKESIADAYANLTTRIQADLRSGCLEGYDVDTLQGRLMNKKNVIVNKLISDTYVEPRYVSPCHAGTLFGVIEANGRVRPCEVLNDDLGNLRDHNYDFQKIWQSSDAKALAAWIKKSKCNCTYECAWSFNVLGNARYQPALIAAALGKYW, encoded by the coding sequence ATGTACAAAAGCGCAGCGCTTCTTTCTAACGTCCATTTGACCCGTCGTAATCCGGTCAGCTTGGTGCATTTTGTAACCAATCGCTGCAATGCCCGGTGTTCGTTCTGCTTTATTGACTTCGACGATCCCGAAACGTTCCGGGGAGAATTGACGATTGAAGAGATCGATCAGTTTACGCGAACCCTGGGCCCCAGCCTGCAGAATGTGAACTTGACGGGCGGCGAGCCGTTCGCGCGGAAAGAATTGCTCGAAATCGCCCGGATTTATTTCAGGAACACCGATATTCGTTCGATTTTCATTACGTCGAACGGCAGCCTGCCGGACCGGATGGTGCCTTTCGCGCGGGCATTGTCGGAAGAATTTCCTGATCGGAAAGTCATTTTTTCGTTGTCGATCGATTCCTTTCCTGAGGAACATGACCGGATACGGAAGATCGACGGCTTATTCGATAAGTGCATGGAATCGTATCACGGTTTGGTCGCCCTTGGCGGTGCCGCAATGGTGAATATCGCCATTACGGTTTCCCATGAAAACCATGAGATCGTGATGCCGCTATACGAGTATTTGGTCGAGAAGCGGGCAGTCAAGGCGCTCACGGCAACGATTGTTAGGGACGAAGGCGTGTACCGAATCCCCAGGGATCGGAAAGAATCGATCGCGGATGCGTATGCGAACCTGACAACACGTATTCAGGCGGACCTCCGAAGCGGGTGCCTGGAAGGGTATGATGTCGACACCCTACAAGGGCGGTTGATGAATAAAAAGAATGTAATCGTCAACAAGTTGATCTCGGATACTTATGTTGAGCCTAGATATGTAAGTCCGTGCCACGCGGGTACGTTGTTCGGCGTAATCGAAGCGAACGGGCGAGTGCGGCCTTGCGAAGTGTTGAACGACGACCTCGGAAATCTTCGCGACCACAATTACGATTTTCAGAAGATATGGCAGAGCAGCGACGCAAAGGCGCTGGCGGCTTGGATTAAGAAAAGCAAGTGCAATTGCACATACGAATGCGCCTGGAGTTTTAATGTACTCGGTAACGCCCGCTACCAACCTGCCCTGATCGCGGCGGCCCTGGGTAAGTATTGGTGA
- a CDS encoding glycosyltransferase, with product MTGAESVAGQEHLKATIIVPCVEVDSLTRRCVQTCSTLFPGVEIIVLSDVPDTQRNVVDLPGVKVEVTGKVTIAAKRNAAARLSALPFLALIDSDAYPEKDWASNAVVHLERDAGIWAVGGPNLSPMDRPPGERFVGAALKSPLVSGKWTYRKRVEPARRVDDLPSCNLIVRRDRYLELGGMDEALITGEDMEFCARLRSAGGEILYTPDVLVFHKARNLINFIAQRLTYGTSVPSLVRRRQNLDFIFLCLPAAFVLFMATGFLGVFWPVYGQFWLAIMTIYAIVILVEAIRNAGKAQDIPGVAIALFLGNVVPGIGTLCRLIGLFRDPSNIYRNDR from the coding sequence GTGACCGGGGCGGAGTCTGTGGCAGGTCAGGAGCATCTTAAGGCGACGATCATTGTCCCTTGCGTCGAAGTCGATTCGTTGACGCGGCGATGCGTGCAGACGTGCTCCACCCTTTTTCCGGGAGTGGAAATCATCGTTCTGTCCGATGTCCCCGACACCCAACGTAACGTCGTCGATCTGCCGGGCGTCAAGGTCGAGGTCACAGGCAAGGTGACGATTGCAGCAAAGCGGAACGCGGCTGCCCGGTTGTCGGCCCTCCCGTTCTTAGCGTTGATCGACAGTGACGCTTATCCAGAGAAGGACTGGGCATCAAACGCCGTCGTGCATCTCGAGAGGGATGCGGGCATCTGGGCTGTCGGCGGCCCCAACCTTTCGCCGATGGACAGGCCCCCTGGCGAGCGCTTTGTGGGCGCTGCCCTTAAAAGCCCGCTAGTCAGCGGCAAGTGGACCTATCGAAAAAGGGTAGAGCCCGCGCGCCGCGTGGATGATCTGCCGTCCTGCAATCTCATCGTCCGCCGAGACCGTTATCTGGAACTGGGCGGCATGGACGAGGCGTTGATAACCGGGGAAGACATGGAATTCTGCGCCCGGCTACGGAGTGCGGGGGGAGAAATCCTCTACACGCCGGACGTCCTTGTGTTCCATAAGGCCCGTAATCTGATCAACTTTATCGCCCAACGTCTGACTTATGGAACCAGTGTGCCCAGCCTTGTCCGGCGCCGGCAAAATCTTGATTTCATCTTTTTGTGCTTGCCCGCCGCATTCGTATTGTTCATGGCGACCGGATTTCTTGGCGTATTCTGGCCGGTATACGGGCAGTTCTGGCTCGCCATTATGACGATTTACGCCATTGTCATTCTCGTCGAGGCGATCCGAAATGCCGGAAAGGCCCAGGACATACCGGGAGTGGCCATTGCCCTTTTTCTGGGAAATGTCGTGCCTGGGATCGGCACGCTTTGCCGCTTGATCGGGCTTTTCCGAGACCCGTCCAACATATACCGGAATGACAGATAG
- a CDS encoding glycosyltransferase family 2 protein — MVSIIIPAFNEEGAIADTVRRVRDTLQNKNVAPIEIIVVDDGSSDRTGDLAHSAGARVIRNPHNVGYGRSLKIGITHATNDTIVITDADGTYPIEEIPALLEHFNGGFDMVVGARRGTHYRGSAIKWPMRILLRFLVEWCAGRSIPDINSGLRVFSRKTAMPFFGQLCDTFSFTTSLTLAYMMTSKFVDYLPIDYHERMGTTKVRLWRDSLRTMQYIVQAILYYDPLKIFTLMTIFCFVIAGVSVGIGVTFKLLTGFMMGVGALIAGILVFGLGLLADLLRQIMAKS; from the coding sequence TTGGTCTCAATCATAATCCCGGCCTTCAATGAGGAAGGCGCTATTGCCGACACGGTCAGACGTGTTCGCGATACATTGCAGAACAAGAACGTAGCGCCGATCGAAATAATCGTTGTCGATGATGGTTCCTCCGACCGAACCGGAGACCTTGCACATTCGGCGGGCGCCCGCGTCATCAGAAATCCTCACAACGTCGGCTACGGTCGCTCGCTTAAAATTGGAATCACCCACGCGACGAATGACACCATCGTCATTACCGACGCGGACGGCACCTACCCGATCGAGGAGATTCCAGCTCTCCTGGAACATTTCAACGGGGGCTTCGACATGGTCGTCGGCGCGCGGCGCGGGACACATTATCGGGGCTCAGCCATCAAGTGGCCAATGCGGATCTTGCTTCGTTTCCTCGTTGAATGGTGTGCCGGGCGAAGTATTCCTGACATTAATTCCGGGCTAAGGGTGTTTTCCCGCAAGACGGCGATGCCGTTCTTCGGTCAGCTCTGTGACACCTTCAGCTTCACGACTTCTTTGACGCTGGCCTACATGATGACGTCCAAATTCGTCGACTACTTGCCGATTGATTATCATGAGCGGATGGGGACGACGAAAGTACGGCTCTGGCGGGATTCCCTACGCACGATGCAATACATCGTTCAAGCGATTCTTTATTACGATCCGCTCAAGATTTTCACGCTGATGACCATTTTTTGTTTCGTAATTGCCGGCGTCAGCGTCGGCATTGGCGTGACGTTCAAGCTTTTAACCGGTTTCATGATGGGGGTTGGCGCGCTGATCGCGGGAATACTTGTTTTCGGTTTGGGCCTGCTCGCTGACCTGTTGCGCCAGATCATGGCCAAATCTTGA
- the asnB gene encoding asparagine synthase (glutamine-hydrolyzing), with protein sequence MTDRLKHRGPDAGNVVRSGGAALGHRRLAVIDTGAQANQPMADSTGRHWIVYNGETYNFKTLRGELEAKGIRFKTRSDTEVVVEAYKVWGPDCVNRFNGMFALAIWDSQERTLFLARDRLGKKPLFWSRTTSGDIVFASEIKSLRAHPSIPLNLNPAAVGQYLSLNYVLGGTPIFSGVNSLDPGTFILTDGSAEPVPVSYWNLAQAFRNKRVFKSENHAAEELQALIDDAVACRLVSDVPVGVFLSGGIDSAAIAASIRLRCLDDCPHAFSIGFKEKSYDESEDARAMAAHLNIPHHEQTADLDLAEMLPRMVYFADSPFADSSFFPTYRLAEFAREQVTVALSGDGGDELFCGYETYGADRIRACVGKFPDFAIKYASGIIDRYLPVSFNKVSFDYKLRKFLRGVTLEPDTAHYFWRTIFEPEGKRRLLRRERLPDTLEDGLGSFLNHAAAVADCDLLDRAMYVDIKTWLADDILLKLDRTTMAHSLEARTPLLDYRVVEFAASLPTELKLKYMTKKYLLKKSQRGRIPAAVLRRKKRGFGAPVSHWLRGPLRRLAEEATRDRVLDDWFKPSAVDKLWSDHDSKREDNGLKLMGMTNFSIWLDQTRNDTLFPASQPAAPTKIVTNP encoded by the coding sequence ATGACCGACCGCTTGAAGCATCGTGGTCCAGACGCCGGGAACGTCGTCCGATCAGGCGGCGCCGCGCTCGGCCACCGGCGCCTGGCGGTAATTGACACCGGCGCTCAAGCCAATCAACCGATGGCCGACTCAACCGGGCGGCATTGGATTGTGTACAATGGAGAGACTTATAACTTTAAGACCTTACGCGGGGAACTAGAGGCAAAAGGCATCCGTTTCAAAACACGGAGCGACACAGAAGTAGTTGTTGAAGCCTACAAAGTGTGGGGCCCCGACTGCGTAAATCGCTTCAATGGGATGTTTGCGCTCGCAATCTGGGATTCGCAGGAGAGGACGCTTTTCCTCGCACGTGATCGCCTCGGGAAAAAGCCCTTGTTCTGGTCGAGAACAACGTCCGGCGATATCGTGTTTGCCTCAGAAATCAAATCTCTTCGCGCCCATCCCTCGATACCCCTGAACCTGAATCCAGCCGCCGTCGGACAGTATTTGTCTTTAAACTATGTCTTGGGCGGGACCCCTATTTTTTCCGGGGTCAATTCCCTGGATCCCGGCACCTTTATTCTCACTGACGGATCAGCCGAGCCTGTTCCAGTGTCTTATTGGAACCTTGCGCAGGCGTTTCGGAATAAGCGGGTCTTTAAATCGGAAAACCACGCGGCAGAAGAGTTGCAGGCACTCATCGATGACGCGGTGGCCTGCCGGTTGGTCAGCGATGTTCCGGTCGGGGTTTTTCTCAGCGGCGGAATCGACTCGGCCGCAATCGCAGCGTCGATACGGCTCAGATGCTTAGACGATTGCCCTCATGCATTCAGTATCGGTTTCAAAGAAAAATCCTATGACGAGTCAGAAGATGCGCGCGCCATGGCGGCGCATCTGAACATCCCTCATCACGAGCAGACAGCGGACTTGGACCTGGCGGAAATGCTTCCACGTATGGTGTATTTTGCAGATTCACCATTTGCGGATTCTTCGTTCTTTCCCACCTACCGCCTTGCTGAGTTTGCACGCGAGCAGGTGACGGTTGCCCTGTCTGGAGATGGTGGCGACGAACTTTTTTGCGGCTACGAAACCTATGGAGCCGACCGCATCCGTGCATGCGTGGGTAAGTTTCCGGATTTCGCCATCAAGTATGCATCCGGCATTATTGATCGCTATCTTCCCGTTTCCTTCAATAAGGTAAGCTTCGACTACAAGCTCCGGAAGTTCCTGCGCGGCGTGACGCTGGAGCCCGATACGGCACATTATTTTTGGCGGACGATATTTGAACCTGAAGGAAAGAGAAGGCTGCTTCGACGGGAGCGGCTCCCTGACACTTTGGAGGATGGACTGGGATCGTTCCTGAACCATGCCGCCGCTGTCGCGGATTGCGACCTTCTTGACCGGGCAATGTATGTCGACATCAAAACATGGCTGGCAGATGATATTCTTTTGAAGCTCGACAGAACGACGATGGCACATTCACTGGAAGCGCGCACGCCGCTGTTGGATTATCGTGTCGTCGAGTTTGCCGCCTCGCTTCCGACCGAACTCAAGCTTAAGTACATGACGAAGAAATACCTGCTGAAGAAAAGCCAACGTGGCCGCATACCAGCCGCGGTCCTTCGCCGCAAGAAAAGGGGATTTGGGGCGCCCGTTTCGCACTGGCTGCGAGGTCCGTTGCGCCGACTCGCAGAGGAGGCCACCCGCGACAGAGTTCTCGATGACTGGTTTAAACCAAGTGCCGTCGACAAACTGTGGTCCGATCATGATTCCAAGCGAGAGGACAATGGGTTGAAACTGATGGGCATGACGAACTTCAGCATTTGGCTCGATCAAACCCGAAATGACACTCTATTTCCGGCGTCGCAGCCTGCGGCACCGACGAAAATCGTGACGAATCCTTAG
- a CDS encoding radical SAM protein: protein MLKQLARKVLPYDTYLALSRAKHFVVAPFEHEQLMKKRRNGERFLSTRVDTVTACNHRCQYCYTLDLTGHRTQLMSLDDFKKAAANLFPYSHTVALSCAWEPTMNKNLAEFIRVAASYDIPFLHFVSNGAFLTEEMMEAMVDCGLNRMAVSIDAALPETYEKIREVNDLARVLENLRKLKNLKEARGVSKPLVNINWTAFEENADEAVIFAREYGDLFDTFWFWHLLPRMRNTVNPFHRMDKDRFFGVVRQLREILGDRLVSNEFNNDRSNKPLGVCNRSLDNIRVEPDGTVEVTCSKNRLDGNILTEDFLEIYERNEPLFDDLYKKNTDFCRNDCGR from the coding sequence ATGTTGAAGCAGCTAGCACGCAAGGTTCTCCCTTACGACACCTATTTGGCCCTATCACGGGCCAAGCATTTCGTGGTGGCGCCGTTCGAGCACGAGCAGCTCATGAAGAAGCGGCGAAACGGCGAACGCTTCCTCTCGACGCGGGTCGATACCGTTACGGCGTGCAACCACCGGTGCCAGTATTGCTATACCCTTGATCTGACAGGGCATCGAACGCAACTGATGTCCCTCGACGACTTCAAGAAGGCGGCGGCAAATTTGTTCCCGTACTCCCATACGGTCGCTCTGTCTTGTGCCTGGGAGCCGACCATGAACAAGAACCTCGCAGAATTCATCCGTGTCGCGGCGAGCTACGACATCCCGTTCCTCCATTTCGTTTCGAACGGCGCTTTCCTGACGGAAGAGATGATGGAAGCGATGGTCGATTGCGGTCTGAACAGAATGGCCGTCTCGATCGATGCCGCGCTCCCGGAGACCTATGAAAAAATTAGGGAAGTCAACGATCTGGCGCGTGTTCTGGAGAACCTTCGCAAGCTGAAGAATTTGAAGGAGGCGCGTGGAGTTTCCAAGCCTCTCGTCAACATCAATTGGACGGCGTTCGAGGAGAACGCCGACGAGGCCGTTATCTTCGCCCGCGAATACGGTGATCTGTTCGACACGTTCTGGTTCTGGCACCTGTTGCCGCGTATGCGGAACACGGTCAATCCGTTCCATCGGATGGACAAGGACCGGTTCTTCGGCGTCGTCCGCCAGCTTCGGGAAATTCTTGGTGATCGGCTGGTTTCGAATGAGTTCAACAATGACCGGTCCAACAAGCCATTAGGGGTGTGCAACCGCTCTCTCGACAACATCCGCGTCGAACCGGATGGAACGGTCGAAGTCACTTGCTCCAAGAATCGGCTGGATGGCAACATCTTAACGGAAGATTTTTTGGAGATTTACGAGCGCAACGAACCTCTGTTCGATGATCTCTATAAGAAAAACACCGACTTCTGCCGCAACGACTGCGGACGCTAG
- a CDS encoding glycosyltransferase family 39 protein, producing MITRGFPFVLILTILWAVMVAVAIAVRPLLPVDETRYLAVAWEMWQRGDFLVPYLNGEPYSHKPPLLFWGMHAGWALFGVNDWWPRLVAPLFGLAALLGTWRLGRLLWPDRAEAGAVAAALALGALFWTLFASMTMFDMLHACFTVVGMIGLVRAARGRPVTGFSVFTLAIGLGVLGKGPAILVHLLPAALAAPLWAPALGWSAGWRRWYAGVGAAVMAGAAIGLAWALPAAAAGGDAYRDAILWGQSAGRMVDSFAHGRPFWWFAAILPVMVLPWLIWPAAWRAVRAELPAMRADGGARLAMIWFAAAFLVFSAISGKQPHYLLPEFPALALLAARALCGASVGAAGFWRPIDRWGPAVLFLLLTGVIAGAFHFDLKPSWATSVGDAQLWPLAVVAIMAVVFLVLTRGGAAARTMGVAALSVAMVVGIHLTLKPLMMESHDFRPFAKALKAYEDKGHDFVTFGKYHGQFHFLGRLTRPFGVVDGPAELEDWLAAHPKGMIIALHEDLPDGAPPVAQTRFRSRLIGVWASDLYPPRRERLKQR from the coding sequence ATGATCACGCGCGGGTTCCCCTTTGTCCTGATCTTGACCATCCTGTGGGCGGTGATGGTTGCGGTTGCGATTGCGGTGCGGCCGCTTTTGCCCGTGGATGAAACCCGCTATCTCGCCGTCGCCTGGGAGATGTGGCAGCGCGGCGATTTCCTGGTCCCTTATCTGAATGGTGAGCCCTACAGCCACAAGCCGCCGCTGCTGTTCTGGGGCATGCATGCCGGTTGGGCCCTGTTCGGGGTCAATGACTGGTGGCCAAGGCTGGTGGCGCCCTTGTTCGGGCTTGCGGCTCTGTTGGGGACCTGGCGGCTGGGGCGTCTGTTGTGGCCGGATCGGGCCGAGGCCGGCGCCGTGGCCGCGGCATTGGCCCTGGGGGCCCTGTTCTGGACCCTGTTCGCCTCCATGACCATGTTCGACATGCTGCATGCCTGTTTTACGGTCGTGGGCATGATCGGTCTGGTTCGGGCCGCCCGTGGGCGGCCAGTGACGGGATTTTCGGTATTCACGCTGGCGATCGGCCTGGGCGTTCTGGGCAAGGGGCCGGCGATTTTGGTCCACCTGCTGCCCGCGGCCTTGGCCGCGCCGCTGTGGGCGCCGGCGCTCGGCTGGTCCGCCGGCTGGCGGCGATGGTATGCCGGCGTCGGGGCGGCCGTGATGGCCGGCGCCGCGATCGGGCTGGCCTGGGCGCTTCCGGCGGCGGCGGCGGGCGGCGACGCCTACCGCGACGCCATTCTGTGGGGCCAGTCGGCCGGGCGGATGGTCGATTCCTTTGCCCATGGCCGCCCGTTCTGGTGGTTCGCGGCGATCCTGCCGGTGATGGTGCTGCCGTGGCTGATCTGGCCGGCCGCGTGGCGCGCCGTCCGCGCCGAACTGCCGGCCATGCGGGCCGACGGCGGCGCGCGCCTGGCCATGATCTGGTTTGCCGCAGCCTTCCTGGTCTTCTCGGCGATCAGCGGCAAGCAGCCGCATTATCTTTTGCCCGAGTTTCCCGCCCTGGCCTTGCTGGCGGCACGGGCCCTCTGCGGTGCATCGGTCGGGGCGGCCGGGTTCTGGCGTCCGATCGACCGGTGGGGCCCGGCGGTATTGTTTCTATTGCTGACGGGCGTGATCGCCGGGGCTTTCCATTTCGACCTGAAGCCGTCCTGGGCGACCTCCGTCGGCGATGCGCAGCTCTGGCCTCTCGCGGTGGTTGCGATAATGGCGGTTGTGTTCCTTGTCCTGACTCGAGGCGGCGCGGCGGCCCGGACCATGGGTGTCGCGGCGTTATCCGTGGCCATGGTTGTCGGCATCCACCTGACCTTGAAGCCGCTGATGATGGAATCGCACGACTTCCGGCCCTTCGCGAAAGCCCTCAAGGCTTACGAAGACAAGGGCCATGACTTTGTCACCTTTGGTAAATACCACGGCCAGTTCCACTTTCTCGGCCGCTTGACGCGCCCGTTCGGGGTTGTCGATGGTCCGGCGGAACTGGAAGACTGGCTGGCGGCGCACCCCAAGGGGATGATTATCGCGCTTCATGAGGACCTGCCGGATGGTGCGCCCCCCGTCGCGCAAACGCGGTTTCGCTCGCGCCTGATCGGGGTCTGGGCGAGCGACCTTTACCCGCCGCGCCGGGAGCGGTTGAAACAGCGTTGA
- a CDS encoding O-antigen ligase family protein: MPDDHANSTWLRDATAIAIGLTVPAMVSGRAVLQGLAAAALVGVLIIAWQDRGIFARAGGVARSRFGIAVVVAFAAMAVSIPGSLDPLRSFEAWARTLAYIGGCVLFWAFLAGDARALRQTTRTLVLFSLIGAGIVILAQLGYPESLKWVRDEVGHMPSTWAFHAPKAYAALGACAAPILAWVAARETGGWRWAALGAALLLVSLVITTVNKSALGGLLTMLLVVSFAVAARKNRKWLAAWGVWAVATTAAVLFLVYELPDEPSSTAVWDWMPPQLVDTHRQQIWHFTAGKIAEAPWTGYGINVINRVAGAGEILPGYQAEALPSHPHNWILEVLGETGLIGFIPVLFAIAWSAARSFRRYLLWADPAALAQLGLTAVFWGSSLFNFSIWSSWWLIGYFLLMAMTSAGTRPRT; the protein is encoded by the coding sequence ATGCCCGACGATCATGCGAATTCGACCTGGCTGCGCGACGCGACCGCGATCGCGATCGGCCTGACCGTCCCGGCCATGGTCTCCGGCCGGGCGGTGCTGCAAGGGCTGGCGGCGGCGGCGCTGGTTGGCGTGCTGATCATCGCCTGGCAGGACCGCGGCATTTTCGCGCGGGCCGGTGGCGTCGCAAGATCGCGCTTTGGGATCGCCGTCGTCGTCGCCTTCGCCGCCATGGCGGTCAGCATTCCGGGCTCGCTCGACCCCCTCCGGTCTTTCGAAGCCTGGGCGCGGACGCTCGCCTATATCGGCGGGTGCGTTCTGTTTTGGGCGTTCCTGGCCGGGGATGCGCGGGCGCTTCGGCAAACAACCCGAACCCTTGTTCTGTTCTCCCTTATCGGTGCCGGGATCGTAATCCTGGCACAACTTGGTTACCCGGAATCTCTGAAGTGGGTCCGCGACGAGGTCGGACATATGCCATCGACCTGGGCCTTCCACGCGCCGAAGGCCTATGCCGCGCTGGGCGCCTGCGCGGCACCGATCCTGGCCTGGGTGGCCGCGCGGGAAACCGGCGGCTGGCGGTGGGCCGCCCTTGGCGCGGCACTTCTCCTGGTTTCCCTCGTCATCACCACGGTCAACAAATCGGCCCTTGGCGGGCTGCTGACCATGCTTTTGGTGGTCAGCTTCGCCGTGGCCGCGCGCAAGAACCGAAAGTGGCTTGCCGCCTGGGGGGTTTGGGCCGTGGCCACGACGGCCGCCGTTCTGTTCCTGGTCTATGAACTGCCGGACGAGCCGTCGTCGACCGCCGTTTGGGACTGGATGCCGCCGCAACTGGTCGATACCCATCGTCAGCAGATATGGCACTTCACCGCGGGAAAGATCGCCGAGGCACCCTGGACCGGATATGGGATCAATGTCATCAACCGCGTCGCAGGCGCCGGTGAGATTCTGCCCGGTTATCAGGCCGAGGCCCTGCCGTCCCATCCGCACAATTGGATTCTTGAAGTTCTGGGGGAAACCGGGCTGATCGGATTCATCCCGGTCCTCTTCGCCATCGCCTGGTCAGCCGCCCGCAGCTTTCGCCGCTATCTTTTATGGGCGGACCCGGCAGCGTTGGCCCAGCTCGGCCTGACCGCCGTCTTCTGGGGATCGTCTTTGTTCAATTTCTCGATCTGGTCGTCCTGGTGGCTGATCGGGTATTTTCTGCTGATGGCGATGACCAGCGCCGGCACGCGGCCCCGAACCTGA